In Solanum stenotomum isolate F172 unplaced genomic scaffold, ASM1918654v1 scaffold6733, whole genome shotgun sequence, a single genomic region encodes these proteins:
- the LOC125852920 gene encoding sucrose synthase 2-like, translating to MSNPKFTRVPSMRERVEDTLSAHRNQLVALLSRYVAQGKGILQPHHLIDEFNSAVCDDTACEKLKEGPFCEILKSTQEAIVLPPFVAIAVRPRPGVWEYVRVNVYDMSVEQLTIPEYLRFKEELVDGEDNNLFVLELDFEPFNASVPRPSRSSSIGNGVQFLNRHLSSNMFRSKESLDPLLDFLRGHNHKGNVLMLNERIQRISRLESSLNKADDYLSKLPPDTPYTEFEYALQEMGFEKGWGDTAKRVLETMHLLSDILQAPDPSTLETFLGRLPMVFNVVILSPHGYFGQANVLGLPDTGGQVVYILDQVRALEAEMLLRIKQQGLNFKPRILVVTRLIPDAKGTTCNQRLERISGTEYSHILRVPFRTENGILHKWISRFDVWPYLEKFTEDVAGEMSAELQGVPDLIIGNYSDGNLVASLLAYKMGITQCTIAHALEKTKYPDSDIYWKKFEEKYHFSCQFTADLLSMNHSDFIITSTYQEIAGTKNTVGQYESHTAFTLPGLYRVVHGIDVFDPKFNIVSPGADMTIYFPYSDKEKRLTSLHPSIEKLLFDPEQNEVHIGNLNDQSKPIIFSMARLDRVKNITGLVECYAKNATLRELANLVVVAGYNDVKKSNDREEIAEIEKMHALMKEHSLDGQFRWISAQMNRARNGELYRYIADKRGIFVQPAFYEAFGLTVVEAMTCGLPTFATCHGGPMEIIQDGVSGYHIDPYHPNKAAELMVEFFQRCEQNPTHWENISASGLQRILDRYTWKIYSERLMTLAGVYGFWKLVSKLERRETRRYLEMFYILKFRELVKSVPLAIDDKH from the exons ATGTCGAATCCAAAGTTCACAAGAGTACCTAGTATGAGAGAGAGAGTTGAGGATACTCTATCTGCTCACCGTAATCAGCTAGTGGCTCTCCTGTCGAG ATATGTGGCGCAGGGGAAGGGGATATTGCAACCTCATCACTTAATTGATGAGTTCAATAGTGCTGTATGTGATGACACTGCTTGTGAAAAGCTCAAAGAAGGCCCCTTTTGTGAAATCTTGAAATCTACTCAG GAAGCCATTGTGCTCCCACCATTTGTTGCTATAGCAGTTCGTCCAAGGCCAGGTGTTTGGGAATATGTTCGTGTTAACGTATATGATATGAGTGTTGAACAATTGACTATTCCTGAATATCTCCGTTTCAAAGAAGAACTTGTGGATGGAGA GGATAATAATCTCTTTGTGCTTGAGCTGGATTTTGAGCCATTTAATGCATCAGTTCCTCGTCCATCACGCTCTTCATCCATTGGAAATGGAGTCCAATTCCTCAACCGTCATTTGTCCTCAAACATGTTTCGCAGCAAAGAATCTCTCGACCCGTTACTTGATTTCCTTAGAGGACACAATCATAAAGGGAAT GTCTTGATGTTGAATGAACGTATACAGCGAATCTCCAGGCTGGAGTCGTCTCTTAATAAAGCAGATGATTATCTCTCAAAGCTACCACCAGATACACCCTATACTGAGTTTGAATATGC ATTGCAAGAAATGGGCTTTGAGAAAGGTTGGGGTGATACTGCAAAACGTGTTTTGGAGACTATGCATCTGCTTTCTGACATTCTTCAGGCTCCTGATCCCTCAACCTTGGAGACTTTTCTTGGTAGATTACCAATGGTGTTCAATGTTGTCATATTATCTCCTCATGGATACTTTGGTCAAGCAAATGTCTTGGGTTTGCCGGACACTGGTGGACAG GTTGTCTATATACTGGATCAAGTGCGTGCTTTGGAGGCCGAAATGCTCCTTAGAATAAAGCAACAAGGACTCAACTTCAAGCCTAGAATCCTTGTT GTCACCCGACTGATACCTGATGCTAAAGGAACCACGTGCAACCAGCGGTTGGAGAGAATTAGTGGAACTGAATACTCACATATTTTACGTGTCCCTTTTAGGACAGAAAATGGAATCCTTCATAAATGGATATCTAGGTTTGATGTATGGCCTTACCTGGAGAAGTTTACTGAG GACGTGGCAGGTGAAATGTCTGCTGAGCTCCAGGGAGTACCCGATCTGATTATTGGCAACTACAGTGATGGAAATTTAGTTGCCTCCCTGTTAGCATATAAAATGGGCATCACACAG TGTACCATTGCTCATGCTTTGGAGAAAACAAAGTATCCTGATTCTGACATCTATTGGAAAAAATTTGAGgagaaatatcatttttcatgtCAGTTTACTGCTGATCTACTGTCAATGAATCATTCAGATTTCATAATCACTAGTACCTATCAAGAGATTGCAGGAAC GAAGAATACTGTTGGTCAGTATGAGAGTCATACTGCTTTCACTCTCCCAGGCCTATATCGTGTTGTCCATGGCATTGATGTTTTCGATCCCAAATTCAATATAGTGTCTCCTGGAGCTGACATGACAATTTACTTCCCATATTCTGACAAGGAAAAGAGACTGACATCTTTGCATCCCTCGATTGAGAAGTTGTTATTTGATCCCGAGCAGAATGAAGTGCATAT AGGCAACCTGAATGATCAATCAAAGCCGATAATTTTTTCAATGGCAAGGCTTGACCGGGTCAAGAACATTACGGGATTAGTTGAGTGCTATGCTAAAAATGCCACACTCAGGGAATTGGCTAACCTTGTTGTAGTAGCTGGATACAACGATGTAAAGAAATCCAATGATAGAGAAGAAATAGCAGAAATTGAGAAGATGCATGCTCTTATGAAGGAACATAGCTTGGATGGTCAATTCAGATGGATATCAGCCCAAATGAACCGGGCACGTAATGGTGAGCTCTATCGCTATATAGCTGACAAGAGAGGTATATTTGTTCAG CCTGCGTTTTATGAAGCGTTTGGACTCACGGTGGTTGAAGCTATGACTTGTGGTCTTCCAACATTTGCAACTTGTCATGGTGGTCCTATGGAGATCATTCAGGATGGTGTATCCGGGTACCATATAGATCCTTATCATCCCAATAAAGCTGCTGAGCTCATGGTAGAATTCTTCCAACGATGCGAACAAAATCCTACTCACTGGGAAAATATATCTGCATCTGGCCTACAAAGGATTCTCGACAG GTATACATGGAAAATTTACTCGGAGAGGCTGATGACTTTGGCTGGTGTATATGGTTTCTGGAAGCTTGTTTCAAAACTCGAGAGGCGTGAAACTAGACGATACCTCGAGATGTTTTACATTCTCAAGTTCCGCGAGTTG GTAAAATCTGTTCCTCTAGCAATTGATGACAAGCACTGA